The following proteins are encoded in a genomic region of Sebastes fasciatus isolate fSebFas1 chromosome 12, fSebFas1.pri, whole genome shotgun sequence:
- the pnisr gene encoding arginine/serine-rich protein PNISR, with amino-acid sequence MWDQGGQPWPQWPLSQQQWMQSFQHQQDPGQVDWAALAQAWIAQKESTGPEQPSIQPNGQDIPALESVGQGNHGAFQGDPAFGRMWQPEWGMHGQPPPPPPPPPPPPEQAWIPPGSGPMDVVNPSEDSNSQDSVEFNSEARHGVYPQNSHGYGAQPDSYAMAPMAMNQFDYQHGAASSFPTSTGFHSPYWQGPPQNRRDTRPPGFRDRPRSPIQLPVKQETPATLDAVKRRTLPAWIREGLEKMDREKQKKMERERMEKERSKTAKEDRKEHEAEEEGDGPRVPRKSKFDSDDEGNDDNDDEERASIKKEFSGRSPSPPAEDSEPEMTEEEKEFQLMVITKTLLTEILLEVTNEEIVHVAKETHRKATRAPAKQLAQSSALASLTGLSGLGDYGSDESDDEDERSVRGSESSDTDDEELRHRIREKQDAFRRKEREVQQLLEKQAQEALLAREEMAKERLSREKGDYDEGQPENPHKQEVKEREAEPLVERRRSRSEKEGSESKHSGRGKERSGRGGSSSPANGRSSSSRSTSSHSSRRSSSSSSSSSSASSRSSSRSSSPRRKRRRSRSSSHKARRRSRSHSSHRHRSEKVRDRRRSSAERSGRHKKDRSDSRERRSRRSRSRSRERDRGRARARDSRSRSREREKEKERDKERKRSRDGRDSSHSRSSKHKQKASSKDRDRRRERSHSHEKDKKKKDKDREKESDKKKEKPKAKEKEKGSSVVAEENGKSKKRKESDSCTDSQSDKHSRQDSKASKKGSAKASKKRSDSDSSRSPTPEVSKEKKSKKSKRSRSRSTEKSHKSGKKASRKHKSKSRSRSTSPSRRSRR; translated from the exons ATGTGGGACCAGGGAGGACAGCCCTGGCCGCAGTGGCCTCTGAGCCAGCAGCAGTGGATGCAGTCTTTCCAGCACCAGCAGGATCCAG GTCAAGTGGACTGGGCTGCCCTGGCACAAGCATGGATTGCCCAAAAGGAGTCGACGGGACCAGAGCAGCCGAGCATACAGCCCAATGGCCAAGACATCCCAGCTCTTGAATCAGTTGGACAGGGCAACCATGGCGCCTTCCAGGGTGACCCGGCGTTTGGCAGAATGTGGCAGCCAG AATGGGGAATGCATGGccagccccctcctcctcctcctcctcctcctccaccccccgAACAGGCCTGGATCCCTCCAGGGTCCGGACCGATGGATGTGGTGAACCCCAGCGAGGACAGCAACAGCCAGGACAGCGTGGAGTTCAACTCTGAGGCCCGCCACGGGGTTTACCCCCAGAACAGCCATGGGTATGGGGCACAGCCCGACAGCTACGCCATGGCCCCCATGGCCATGAACCAGTTTGATTATCAG CACGGAGCGGCCTCATCCTTCCCCACATCCACAGGCTTCCACTCCCCATACTGGCAGGGTCCTCCTCAGAACAGACGAGATACCAGACCACCCGGCTTCAGAGACCGGCCCAGATCCCCTATTCAGCTCCCTGTCAAACAGGAGACCCCAGCAACGTTAG ATGCGGTAAAAAGGCGCACACTACCCGCATGGATCCGAGAGGGCCTTGAAAAGATGgacagagagaagcagaagaagatgGAGCGAGAGCGGATGGAGAAGGAGCGTTCAAAAACGGCAAAAGAAGATCGCAAAGagcacgaggcagaggaggaaggtGATGGGCCACGCGTGCCCCGCAAGAGCAAATTC GACAGTGACGATGAGGGGAATGATGACAATGACGATGAAGAAAGGGCCTCCATCAAGAAAGAGTTTTCTGGTCGGAGCCCATCGCCTCCTGCAGAGGACAGCGAACCTGAAATGactgaggaggaaaaggagttCCAGCTG ATGGTCATCACAAAAACCCTTCTGACAGAGATCCTTCTCGAGGTGACCAATGAAGAGATCGTGCATGTGGCCAAAGAGACTCACCGGAAAGCCACTAGAG CTCCTGCAAAACAGCTGGCACAGTCAAGTGCACTGGCTTCTCTGACTGGTCTCA gtgggctTGGTGACTACGGTTCGGATGAGAGCGACGACGAGGACGAACGCAGCGTGCGAGGGTCCGAATCCTCCGACACCGACGACGAGGAGTTGCGCCACCGCATCCGAGAGAAGCAGGACGCCTTCCGCCGCAAAGAGCGGGAGGTGCAGCAGCTGCTCGAAAAACAAGCGCAGGAGGCTCTGCTTGCACGTG AAGAGATGGCGAAGGAGAGATTGAGCAGAGAAAAGGGGGATTATGATGAGGGCCAGCCAGAGAATCcacacaaacaggaagtaaaggaGAGGGAGGCGGAGCCCTTGGTAGAGAGGCGTAGGTCCCGTAGTGAGAAGGAGGGTAGCGAGAGCAAGCACTCGGGCAGAGGGAAGGAGCGATCAGGGCGAGGCGGCAGCAGTTCCCCAGCCAACGGTCGCAGCAGCAGCTCCCGCTCCACTTCAAGCCACAGCAGCCGTAgatcttcctcttcctcgtcttcttcttcctctgcatCTTCCCGCAGTTCATCGCGATCCTCCTCCCCACGAAGGAAGAGGAGGCGTAGCCGCTCCTCCTCTCACAAGGCTCGCAGGCGCAGCCGCAGCCACAGCTCCCACAGGCATCGCAGCGAGAAGGTCagggacaggaggaggagcagcgctGAGAGATCAGGCCGCCACAAGAAAGATCGCAGTGATTCCAGGGAGCGCCGGAGCCGCAGGAGTAGATCCAGATCCAGAGAGCGAGACAGGGGCAGAGCCAGGGCCAGAGACAGCCGCAGTcgcagcagggagagagagaaggagaaagaaagggataaggagaggaaaaggagcCGGGATGGCCGAGACAGCAGTCACAGTCGTAGCAGCAAACACAAGCAGAAGGCCTCCAGcaaagacagagacaggaggagggaaAGGAGTCATAGCCACGAGAAAGACAAGAAAAAGAAGGATAAGGATAGGGAGAAAGAGTccgataaaaagaaagaaaagccaAAGGCCAAGGAGAAGGAAAAAGGAAGCTCCGTAGTTGCAGAGGAGAATGGCAAATCgaagaaaaggaaagagagtGACTCGTGTACGGACTCTCAGAGTGACAAGCACTCCCGGCAGGATAGCAAAGCCAGCAAGAAGGGCTCCGCAAAAGCTAGCAAGAAGCGCTCAGACTCCGACTCAAGTAGATCCCCCACCCCCGAGGTTAGCAAGGAAAAGAAATCTAAAAAATCCAAACGTAGTCGCTCAAGGTCGACGGAAAAATCTCACAAGTCTGGTAAGAAGGCAAGCCGCAAACACAAGTCTAAGTCGCGATCAAG GTCAACGTCCCCCTCCCGTCGTAGCAGACGCTGA